Proteins found in one SAR202 cluster bacterium genomic segment:
- a CDS encoding bifunctional nuclease family protein: protein MLEMTIDSIRVSLLNYQRVVILRVKETNRYLPIWIGPPEADSIALKLQDVPVPRPMTHDLLRSVIATLGATVSRIVVSDLKNDTFYAKIVVQHNGATLEVDSRPSDAIALAVRTDAPIFADETVVEKAGVEMDEETGKPVVPTPAERKEKPMTEDELKSLSAFSEFIQKLDSLDDFKEPPGKARER, encoded by the coding sequence ATGCTTGAGATGACCATAGACAGCATCCGGGTCAGCCTCCTGAACTACCAGCGGGTGGTGATTCTTCGTGTAAAGGAGACTAACCGATACCTCCCGATCTGGATAGGCCCGCCCGAAGCTGACTCCATAGCCCTCAAACTGCAGGATGTCCCCGTCCCGCGCCCCATGACTCATGATCTGCTCCGCTCCGTGATAGCCACGCTCGGCGCTACCGTGAGCAGGATCGTCGTATCTGACCTCAAGAACGACACGTTTTACGCCAAGATTGTGGTCCAGCATAACGGTGCCACTCTCGAGGTGGACTCCCGCCCCAGCGACGCCATTGCGCTTGCGGTCCGCACCGACGCCCCGATCTTCGCAGACGAGACTGTCGTGGAGAAGGCCGGGGTTGAGATGGATGAGGAGACCGGCAAGCCGGTCGTCCCCACGCCAGCCGAGCGCAAGGAAAAGCCCATGACCGAGGACGAGCTCAAGAGCCTGTCTGCGTTCAGTGAGTTCATCCAGAAGCTTGACAGCCTCGATGACTTCAAGGAGCCCCCTGGCAAGGCCAGGGAGCGTTAG
- a CDS encoding AtpZ/AtpI family protein yields the protein MLAVAYRLLGIGMYIALCIAGGALLGYLLDRSLDTRPLLTLVCLGLGIAFAMIGMFRMLRTVLAASAQEYKKKDRKKSKRE from the coding sequence ATGCTTGCAGTCGCCTACCGGCTACTAGGTATCGGAATGTACATCGCCCTCTGCATAGCGGGCGGCGCCCTGCTGGGGTATCTCCTGGACAGGTCGCTGGATACTAGGCCGCTGCTGACGCTGGTGTGTCTTGGGCTGGGGATTGCGTTCGCCATGATCGGCATGTTCCGGATGCTCCGGACGGTGCTGGCGGCCTCCGCCCAGGAGTACAAGAAGAAGGATAGGAAGAAGAGCAAGCGCGAGTGA